The genomic stretch CTGATACCGGACCGCAAGCCCCGCAGCTGCGATCGCGGGCTGCGCCAGCCGACGAAGAACTGGAAGAAGATCCGCCAGCCGACCTCTATCCCGCTGGTGAAGAAGATCACCCTCGATCTAACAGGTCCTTAAAGGCATTGGGATAAATCCCGCGTTCCCAGTGGGTGGGGCCTGACGGCTTCTCACGTTGAGAGATCGACGAAGTGGCGGCGCGAGGAGAGCAGGTGCTTCCGCATCGCGTCGCCCGCCTTGTCGGGCAGGCCGGCCTCGATCGCCTCGAGGATCTCATTGTGACCGGAGATGACGGGCGTGGACCAATCGCCGTCGCCGCGGTTTGCCTGGGCATAGGCGATGCAGCGCTTCTCCAGCGCGCCTAACAGGATGGAGTAGATCCTGTTGCCCGAGCCGCGGGCGATGGCGAGGTGGAAGGCGATGTCCGCCTTGCTGAACTTGTCCTTGGTGCCGCGCGCCTTGTCCATCGTTTCAACGATGCGCTTGAGCTCGCGGATCACTTGCTCGCCGGCGTTCTTTGCGGCGAGCCGCGCGCACTCGGTCTCGATCAGGATGCGGAAGTCGATCAGCTCGAGGAAATCGCTTTCCTCGGCGAGCACCGAGTAGCTCTCCACCGCGCTGCCGAGCGACTCCAGGCTCGGGTCGGCGATGTAGGTGCCGCTGCCTTTCAGGGTGCGCAGCAGGCCGCGGCCGCGGAGCTGTTGGATGGCCTCGCGGATGACCGTGCGGCTGACCTTGAAGCGCTCGCAGAACTTCTCCTCGGAGGGCAGGCGCTCGCCGGGAGGCAGCTTGCCGGCGAGGATTTCCTGCTCGAGTTCTCCGGCGATCTGGGCGCTTCGTCGTTGCACGTCAGGACGCTAGAACGGTCGCCGCCGGTGCTTCCAGTGGAAACAAGGACGCTTTCCGGGATGACGCGCTCCGCTGGCCATGCATGATCACCCGCATGCTTCAGAGCGGCATCCTTAATCCCCATATCCTGCAACTGATCGCGCGGATTCGTCATACAAATACCCTGGTCATCGCGGACTGGGCATTTCCTTTCTGGCCGCAGATCGAAACGGTGGATATTTCGCTCACGCACGGGATTCCGACCGTGCTCGACGTGCTGGACCTGCTCACGCCGGTCTTCAAGATCGGCCGCATTTGGCAGGCGGAGGAGTTCCTCGCGAGCAATCGGGAGGATTGCGTTGACCGTTTCGCCAAGTCCTTCGGCGACCTCCCGCTCACCCGCGAGCCGCATGTGGATTTCAAGAAGCGGGTGCCGCACGCGATCGGCCTGATTCGCACCGGCGACCCGACACCGTACGGCAACATCATCCTCGAATCCGCTTGATGAAGACGGCTGTTACCTTGTGCCGCGTGCCGGAGTCGGCCGCCGGTCCCTTTGTTTTTCACGACCCGCTGCCGGAGGGCTTTGCCAAAGCGGCCGGGCACGGTTTCGATGCCGTGGAGCTTTTCCTGGAAGGGCCGGACGCTGTGCCTGCGGACGAGATTCATGCTCTCCAGCAACAGCACGGTTTGGCCATCGCTGCCGTCGGTACCGGTGCGGGCATGGTGAAGCACGGGCTGTCCCTCACCGATGCGTCGCCGGAGAAGCGCAAGGCGGCGCTGGATTTCCTTCTGCGCATGATCGGCTTCGGCGGCAGACTCGGTGCGCCCGCGATCCTCGGCTCGATGCAGGGGAAATGGAGTGCTGATGTCCCGCGGGAAAAGGCGCTGGATTTGTTGGCGGGCTCGCTCCGTATCGCCGGTGAAGCCGCCGCCGCCTGTGGCGTGCCCTTCATCTACGAGCCGCTCAACCGCTACGAGACGAACCTCTTCAACCACCTTGCCGCCGCCGCGGAGTTCCTCGACCGGCGCGAGGTTGCCAATGTCGTGCTGCTGGCCGACCTGTTTCACATGAGCATTGAGGAGCGAGATATCGCCGAGGCCTTGCGCGAGGCGGCCCCGCGGCTCGGGCATGTCCACTGGGCGGACTCGAACCGGCAGGCGATGGGCTTCGGCCACACCGACCCGGTGCCGATCATGGCCGCGCTACGAGAGATCTCGTACTCCGGCTACATCTCTGCGGAAATCTTCCCGCTGCCTGATGCGGACACCGCCGCCAGCCAGACCCTTGAATCGATGATCGCCCTTCGTTCATGAAAGCCATCCAGTTCACCCGCCCCGAGGAGATCAACGTCATCGAACTTCCCGAGCCACCGGCGCCGGGGCCGGGCGAGGCGCTTGTCCGCACCCACCGCATGGGCATCTGTGGCACGGATCTCTCCGGCTACCTCGGAAAGATGCCGTTCTTTTCCTACCCGCGCATTCCCGGTCATGAGCTTGGCCTGGAGGTGCTCGCTACCGGTGAAGGCGTGACGAATGTGAAGGTCGGCGACAGGTGCTCGCTGGAGCCTTACGTCAATGATCCCACCACGCCGACCAGTCAGAAGGGCGCTTCCAATTGTTGTCCCGGCGTGCAGGTGTTAGGGGTGCATCAGGATGGTGGCCTGCGCGACTCGTGGATCGTTCCGGCACGCAAGCTGCATGCGGGAAACCAACTTTCCTACGACCAGCTCGCGCTCGTGGAGACGTTGGCAATCGGCTATCACGCCGTGCAGCGCGGCAATCCCCAGCCGGGTGAAACGGTGCTGGTGATCGGTGCCGGGCCGATCGGCCTCGCCTGCCTGGAGTTTCTCAAGCTGATGGACCTGCGGGTCGTGATCATGGACATGGTGCCCGGGCGCATCGACTTCTGTCGCGACCGGCTCGGTATCCAGCATGGCATCGTATTCAAGGGCGACGGCTCGGAACTCGCCGAACTCGAGGCGATCACCGGCGGCCAGCTCGCCGATGTGATCATCGATGCCACCGGCTCGGCGGTATCGATGTCGAACTGCTTCCAGTACGCCGCCTTCACCGGTCGCGTGGTCTATGTCGGCATCACGACGCAGGAGGTCGCGTTCCCGCATGCTCCCGTCTTCCATCGCCGGGAGCTCACGCTGCTCGCCTCGCGGAATGCCCTGCCGAAGGACTTCGGCGAAATCATTGCGTTGATCGGGGAGGGGAAGATCGATACCGATGCTTGGATCACCCATCGCCTCGCCTTCGATGACGTACCGGGCGGATTTTCGCGCTTCACGGATACCAAGCTCGGAGCGATCAAGGTGATCATTGAGCTCTAAACACTAACATGCGAATCGTCATCGGCGGCGTCAGCGGCAGCGGCAAGACCACCATCGGCGAGCTGGTGGCGGAGAAGCTCGGCTGCGAGTTCGCCGATGCGGATGGGTTCCATCCGCCGGAGAACATCTCGAAGATGAGCGACGGGATCGCACTCGATGATGCGGATCGTGCGGGGTGGTTGGAGGCGCTGGGTGTTTATTTGGCGGGGCGTGACTCCATCGTGCTCGCTTGCTCGGCATTGAAGAAGGTGTATCGCGACCGGTTGCGGGAACTCGCCGGGCCGGTCCGGTTCTTTGTTCTGACGGCGGATCGCACGGAGTTGGAAGAGCGACTGTCCACCCGTGAACACTTCATGCCGGCGAGCTTGTTGGATTCGCAGCTCAGCACGTTGGAGTTGGGGGAGGACGTGACGGTGGTCGAGAATGACGATGCTCCAGAGTTAGTGGCAGCCAGGTTGGTTGCGAGCACCCAAGAGGTCGGATGAAGCAATGATCGCGGCGCAGCCGCTTTTGGACTGCTGCGATTTTTTCGCAGCTTTCGAGTGGAGGGTGAGGCGGGCTGCCTCGGTGGATGGAAGCGGGCTTCCGGGATCGCTGCAGCGCCCGAGAGGAACGGGCCGGGCCTTGCATTCGAAAGCTGCGGATGACCGCAGCAGTCCGAGGGCCTTCGGCTTTTATCGGGTGTGACCGTTATATCGGATTGCCCGTGTTTCCGTGTCCCGCGAAGCTCGTCCCGTGCGCAGCATTCTCATCACCGGCGGCAATGGCGGGCTTGGCTCGGGCATTGGGCGCTACTTCCTGGAGAAGGATCCGGAGGCCAAGGTTTGGCTCGGGGTTCGTAGCAATCGTTCGAATGCGGAGGCGCTTGCCGCGGAGTTCTCCGGGCGTTGTGCATGCATCGATCTTGAGGTGACTTCCAAGGAGAGCTGGGAAAGCGCTGTCGCGAGCATCATGGAAACCGACGGCCGGCTCGATGTGCTGGTCAATAATGCGGGGCTTCACCGCGACCATTTGCTCGCCGCGATGCCGGATGAGGCGTGGACTTCGGTGATCTCGGCGAATCTGGATGCGGTGTTCTTGGGATGCCGCGCGGTGGTCCGGCCGATGATGGCGCAGCGCTTCGGGCGCATCATCAATATCTCCTCGCTCAGCGCGATCCTGCCGCCGCTCGGGCAGACGAACTACGCCGCGGCGAAGGCGGGGGTGGTGGCGCTCACGCAGACGTTGGCGAAGGAGGTTGCACGTGCGGGCATCACGGTGAATGCGATCTTGCCCGGCTACATTGCCACCGAGGCGTTGGCCCACATGGACGAGGAGGGGGCAAAACGCGCGAAAGCGGGCATCCCAATGCGTCGTTTCGGAACGCCTGCCGAGGTGGCATCCGCGGTGCTGTTTCTCGCTTGCCACGATGCTGGCTACGTCACAGGGTCCGCCCTGAAAATCGACGGCGGCATTTTCTAACAAGTTAAGACTCATGGCTCAAGGCGCGGAACTCCGGCAAAAAATCAAGGAAGTGATGGTCGAGGAATTGATGCTCGACTTCGACGCGGGGGAGATTGCCGACGAAACCGCGATCTTCGGTGCTGGTGGCCTGGGGTTGGATTCGGTGGATGCGCTCCAACTCGTCGTGGCCGTTGAAAAGCATTTCGGCCTGAAGATCGCCGACGCCGAGAAGGCGAAAGGCGTCCTGCAAAGCGTGGAGACCATCGCGAAGGCAATCGAGGAGAAGGGTTGAGCCGGAACCTGTCAGCTTCAGGGGGAAAGGGCCCGCGATGAAGAAGTGGCTGCTCTTTCTGGCGAAGCTGGCTTTCACCGCCGCGTGCTTGTGGTGGGCCTTGTCGGGCCAGCGTTTGGAGGAATCGGCTTCCTTTTGGCCGAAGGATCCGGAGTGGGGGTGGGCGCTTGCCGCGGTCGCACTCGGCGGCCTCACGGTATTCCTGTCTGCCTTCCGCTGGTGGCTGCTGCTGCTCGCGCAGGGCATCCCGGTCGGCTTGGGGCGGGCGACCCAGCTCACCTTGATCGGCGGACTTTTCAATTTGATGGGCGTGAGCAGCGTGACCGGGGACGCGGCGAAGATCTTCCTGCTGATTCGCGATCACCGGGAGCACAAGCTAGCCGTGACCATGTCGGTGCTGGTCGATCACCTCGTCGGCCTGGTGGCGATGTCGCTGACTTTCTTCGCCGTCACTGCGGGCCGCTTCCAAGCGGTGGAGTCGCAGAGCGAGCTGGGAAAGACGGCGATCAAGTTCGGCTGGATCTATTTCTCCGGGGGGCTGGCCGTGGTCGGCCTGATGTTCGTGATGGCGAGCCCGTGGGTGAATGACCGGATTCAGAAGCGGGTCAGCAATCCCCGGATCGCACGGATGAGGCGGGTGCCGGAGATCTACGATGTCTTTCGTAAGAAGTGGAAGCTGGTGCTGCCCGCGCTAGCCGCCAGCGTGGTGATGCTGCCGCTCTACTACGCGACCTTCTGGTGTGGCGTGCGTTTTGTCGGCAGTGACACGGGCTTCCTGCCGGTGTTTGCGGCGATGCCGGTGGTGGATGCGGCGAGCGCGATGCCGGTTTCGATCTCGGGCATCGGCGTGCGCGAGATCGCGCTGAAGACGCTGATGAATGATCTGGTCGGACTCGAGCCGGGGATCTCGGTGCTCGGGTCGCTGGTGGGTTTTGCGGCCGGAACGCTGTTCTGGGCATTTGCCGGCGGTCTGTTATTCTTGCGGCCGTCCGACCGGACATCGATGAAGGAAATCGAGGAAACCACCCAAGCGGAAGCATGAGCGGCATGGCACCCGGACCCGGCCACGATCCGGGACTGGCCGTCTGCCTGTCTTCGTCGTTCTTCGGCTACTACGCCCACCTCGGCCTGCTGAATGCGATGGAGGAGGCCGGCTTGCGGCCCGGCCGGATCGCGGGTGCTTCGGCCGGTGCGATCGCCGGTGGACTGTGGGCGGCCGGCTTGCGCGACGAGGCGCTGGAAAAGGTGATCTACGACTTCCATTTCCGCCGCGCCTTCTTCGACCTCGGCGCCTTTTACCGCTGGCCGGGTATTCTGACCGGCCTGGCCGGGGCGGGGCTGCTGTCCGGGGTGCGGATGCGCCGTTATCTCCGCCGGGTGATCGGCGACCGGCAGATCGAGGACTTGCAGAGTCCGCGGCTTGAGATCGCGGTGGCCAATCTTACACGCAAGCTTGGCGAAATCCGCAGCTCCGGTCCGCTGAATGACTTCATCATCGCCAGCTCGGCGATGCCGGTCCTGTTCATGCCCCAGCGCATTGGCGGCGAGGACTTTCTCGATGGTGGCGTGGCAAACGAAACGCCCTTCGACCACTGGCTGGATGACCCGGCGATCCACACCATCGTCGTCCACAGCATCCGCCATTCTTCCTGCATGAGGGGGCTGCCGTGGCGGACGCCGGGCGGCATTTTGGGCGAGTGCCATGGCATAGTCGCCAGCGATCTGATGCGCCGCCGCATCGAAGACGCCCGAATCTCGGGAAAGCGGCTGATTTTGCTCGAAACCGAGCATGATCACCCCGGCCTGCTCCATGGAGGAAAGTCCCGTGGCTTCTTTGCTGCCGGGGCGGAGACCTTCCGGAAGTCGCCGCTGGGCGCGCCGCCGGCCCGGACGGGGCGAGAAATTCCCCTTTCCCCCGCGGAAAGGGCGTCCTAGCGTCCGCCCGACATGAGCGGCTGCCACGGACCCCAGATGAAGATGGATCCCGCCCTGCACCAGGACAAGAAACCGTCCTGGATAAAGGTGCGCTTGCCGAACAACCCGGTCTTCTGGTCGACCAAGTCGCTGATCACCGACCTCAAGCTGGTCACCGTCTGCGAGGAAGCCCAGTGCCCGAACCGCTGGGAATGCTGGGGCCAGGGCACCGCGACCTTCATGATCGCCGGTGAGAAGTGCACCCGCGCCTGCGGCTTCTGCGCGGTGAAAACCGCCAAGCCCGATGCGTTGGAAGCCGACGAGCCCTACCGCGTGGCCGAGGCGACCCGCCGCATGAAGCTCCGCCACGTGGTGATCACCGCGGTGGCCCGCGACGATCTCAAGGACGGAGGTGCCGAGCATTTCCAACAGACCATCGAGGCAGTCCGCGCGATGAATCCCGGCCTCGTCATCGAGGTGCTGGTGCCCGATTTCAATGACCGCGACTGGGCGCTCCAGATGGTGATGGATGCCCGCCCGCACATCTTCAACCACAACCTTGAGACGGTCGAGCGACTGACCCCGCTGGTTCGCTCCCGTGCCAAGTATCACCGCAGCCTTGCGGTGCTGAAAAAGGCGAAGGCGATGGTGAATGGCAAGGTCGCCACCAAGAGCGGCATCATGCTCGGTCTCGGCGAAACCCGGGACGAGATCCTGCGGGCAATGGATGATTTGTTAGAGGCCGATGTGACCGTGCTGACCATGGGCCAGTACCTGCGTCCCACGCCGCGGCACTTGCCGGTGGTGGAATACATCGAGCCTGTCGCCTTCGATGAGCTGAAGCAGATCGCGATCGCGAAGGGCTTCCGTCATGTGGCCAGCGGCCCGCTGGTGCGCAGCTCGTATCACGCCGCGGACTTCCGGCCGGAGCTCGATATCATGGACGAGATCGAGAAGGCCGCTCCATCCCGCGGACTCGACTTGCAGCCCGAGGATCTTCCGATCCCTGCGGCCAAG from Luteolibacter arcticus encodes the following:
- a CDS encoding SDR family oxidoreductase; the encoded protein is MSREARPVRSILITGGNGGLGSGIGRYFLEKDPEAKVWLGVRSNRSNAEALAAEFSGRCACIDLEVTSKESWESAVASIMETDGRLDVLVNNAGLHRDHLLAAMPDEAWTSVISANLDAVFLGCRAVVRPMMAQRFGRIINISSLSAILPPLGQTNYAAAKAGVVALTQTLAKEVARAGITVNAILPGYIATEALAHMDEEGAKRAKAGIPMRRFGTPAEVASAVLFLACHDAGYVTGSALKIDGGIF
- a CDS encoding patatin-like phospholipase family protein; translation: MAPGPGHDPGLAVCLSSSFFGYYAHLGLLNAMEEAGLRPGRIAGASAGAIAGGLWAAGLRDEALEKVIYDFHFRRAFFDLGAFYRWPGILTGLAGAGLLSGVRMRRYLRRVIGDRQIEDLQSPRLEIAVANLTRKLGEIRSSGPLNDFIIASSAMPVLFMPQRIGGEDFLDGGVANETPFDHWLDDPAIHTIVVHSIRHSSCMRGLPWRTPGGILGECHGIVASDLMRRRIEDARISGKRLILLETEHDHPGLLHGGKSRGFFAAGAETFRKSPLGAPPARTGREIPLSPAERAS
- a CDS encoding acyl carrier protein yields the protein MAQGAELRQKIKEVMVEELMLDFDAGEIADETAIFGAGGLGLDSVDALQLVVAVEKHFGLKIADAEKAKGVLQSVETIAKAIEEKG
- a CDS encoding lysylphosphatidylglycerol synthase transmembrane domain-containing protein, yielding MKKWLLFLAKLAFTAACLWWALSGQRLEESASFWPKDPEWGWALAAVALGGLTVFLSAFRWWLLLLAQGIPVGLGRATQLTLIGGLFNLMGVSSVTGDAAKIFLLIRDHREHKLAVTMSVLVDHLVGLVAMSLTFFAVTAGRFQAVESQSELGKTAIKFGWIYFSGGLAVVGLMFVMASPWVNDRIQKRVSNPRIARMRRVPEIYDVFRKKWKLVLPALAASVVMLPLYYATFWCGVRFVGSDTGFLPVFAAMPVVDAASAMPVSISGIGVREIALKTLMNDLVGLEPGISVLGSLVGFAAGTLFWAFAGGLLFLRPSDRTSMKEIEETTQAEA
- a CDS encoding gluconokinase is translated as MRIVIGGVSGSGKTTIGELVAEKLGCEFADADGFHPPENISKMSDGIALDDADRAGWLEALGVYLAGRDSIVLACSALKKVYRDRLRELAGPVRFFVLTADRTELEERLSTREHFMPASLLDSQLSTLELGEDVTVVENDDAPELVAARLVASTQEVG
- a CDS encoding sugar phosphate isomerase/epimerase family protein; this encodes MKTAVTLCRVPESAAGPFVFHDPLPEGFAKAAGHGFDAVELFLEGPDAVPADEIHALQQQHGLAIAAVGTGAGMVKHGLSLTDASPEKRKAALDFLLRMIGFGGRLGAPAILGSMQGKWSADVPREKALDLLAGSLRIAGEAAAACGVPFIYEPLNRYETNLFNHLAAAAEFLDRREVANVVLLADLFHMSIEERDIAEALREAAPRLGHVHWADSNRQAMGFGHTDPVPIMAALREISYSGYISAEIFPLPDADTAASQTLESMIALRS
- the lipA gene encoding lipoyl synthase, producing MSGCHGPQMKMDPALHQDKKPSWIKVRLPNNPVFWSTKSLITDLKLVTVCEEAQCPNRWECWGQGTATFMIAGEKCTRACGFCAVKTAKPDALEADEPYRVAEATRRMKLRHVVITAVARDDLKDGGAEHFQQTIEAVRAMNPGLVIEVLVPDFNDRDWALQMVMDARPHIFNHNLETVERLTPLVRSRAKYHRSLAVLKKAKAMVNGKVATKSGIMLGLGETRDEILRAMDDLLEADVTVLTMGQYLRPTPRHLPVVEYIEPVAFDELKQIAIAKGFRHVASGPLVRSSYHAADFRPELDIMDEIEKAAPSRGLDLQPEDLPIPAAKPALVKASVA
- a CDS encoding RbsD/FucU family protein; the encoded protein is MITRMLQSGILNPHILQLIARIRHTNTLVIADWAFPFWPQIETVDISLTHGIPTVLDVLDLLTPVFKIGRIWQAEEFLASNREDCVDRFAKSFGDLPLTREPHVDFKKRVPHAIGLIRTGDPTPYGNIILESA
- a CDS encoding zinc-binding alcohol dehydrogenase family protein; amino-acid sequence: MKAIQFTRPEEINVIELPEPPAPGPGEALVRTHRMGICGTDLSGYLGKMPFFSYPRIPGHELGLEVLATGEGVTNVKVGDRCSLEPYVNDPTTPTSQKGASNCCPGVQVLGVHQDGGLRDSWIVPARKLHAGNQLSYDQLALVETLAIGYHAVQRGNPQPGETVLVIGAGPIGLACLEFLKLMDLRVVIMDMVPGRIDFCRDRLGIQHGIVFKGDGSELAELEAITGGQLADVIIDATGSAVSMSNCFQYAAFTGRVVYVGITTQEVAFPHAPVFHRRELTLLASRNALPKDFGEIIALIGEGKIDTDAWITHRLAFDDVPGGFSRFTDTKLGAIKVIIEL
- a CDS encoding FadR/GntR family transcriptional regulator, which produces MQRRSAQIAGELEQEILAGKLPPGERLPSEEKFCERFKVSRTVIREAIQQLRGRGLLRTLKGSGTYIADPSLESLGSAVESYSVLAEESDFLELIDFRILIETECARLAAKNAGEQVIRELKRIVETMDKARGTKDKFSKADIAFHLAIARGSGNRIYSILLGALEKRCIAYAQANRGDGDWSTPVISGHNEILEAIEAGLPDKAGDAMRKHLLSSRRHFVDLST